From a single Oncorhynchus nerka isolate Pitt River linkage group LG11, Oner_Uvic_2.0, whole genome shotgun sequence genomic region:
- the LOC115137702 gene encoding LOW QUALITY PROTEIN: G-protein coupled receptor 83-like (The sequence of the model RefSeq protein was modified relative to this genomic sequence to represent the inferred CDS: deleted 1 base in 1 codon) translates to MRSRKSGDWKSQWKSQSPADMRGACLWLSLTYLAASPDGLGAREYSNSTVIGGVLFVDAEGLLNLSDPYTSNRTNVFSLDLDEGTLADWHSMAGKKRYGGESQNATVKSLLVVAYSFIIVISLFGNTLVCHVVIKNKRMHSATSLFIINLAVADILITLLNMPFTLVRFVNSSWGFGKGMCHISRFVQYCSLHVSTLTLTAIALDRRQVILHPLRPRMSPTRGVVCVILIWVMASCFSLPHAIYQKLLTFVYSKEKVRSLCVPDFPEPSDVYWQCIDLLTFILLYVLPLLIITAAYSTVARRLWRRNAIGDTTTAQFAVQRRKRRRTLAMLLAVVGVFAVCWFPLNCYVVLLSSQAIQSSNALYFCFHWLAMSSTCYNPFIYCCLNPAFRQELRLLLGMCQRRGRGGVGPVLVAPPSCAPCHRAAWPESRTGSRPSHASSHPSHASSRPSHSSSSHQPPKDRHVLFSARHASKTDILSVEPIVAVS, encoded by the exons ATGCGCTCGAGGAAGTCCGGTGATTGGAAGTCCCAA TGGAAGTCCCAATCACCCGCAGACATGCGAGGTGCGTGTCTATGGCTGTCCCTCACCTATTTGGCCGCCAGCCCCGACGGGTTGGGGGCACGGGAATACAGCAACTCAACCGTTATCGGCGGGGTTCTATTTGTGGATGCAGAAGGGCTGTTGAACCTCTCAGACCCGTACACGTCCAACCGGACAAATGTCTTCTCGCTGGACCTGGACGAGGGCACGCTCGCGGACTGGCACTCCATGGCGGGTAAAAAGCGCTACGGGGGAGAGTCCCAGAACGCGACCGTGAAATCCCTACTGGTCGTGGCTTACTCTTTCATCATTGTCATCTCGCTGTTCGGAAACACGCTGGTGTGCCATGTGGTGATCAAGAACAAGCGGATGCACTCCGCCACGAGCCTGTTCATCATTAACCTTGCGGTGGCAGACATTCTCATCACGCTGCTCAACATGCCCTTTACTTTG GTTCGCTTTGTGAACAGCAGCTGGGGGTTCGGGAAGGGTATGTGCCACATCAGCCGGTTCGTCCAGTACTGCTCCCTGCACGTATCCACACTCACTCTCACGGCAATCGCGCTGGACAGACGACAG gtcATTCTCCACCCTCTGAGGCCCCGCATGTCCCCGACTCGCGGCGTTGTGTGTGTGATTCTCATCTGGGTCATGGCCAGCTGCTTCTCTTTGCCTCATGCTATCTACCAGAAGCTCCTAACCTTCgtgtacag taaggAGAAGGTGCGCAGCCTTTGCGTCCCCGACTTCCCCGAGCCCTCTGACGTCTACTGGCAGTGCATCGACCTCCTCACCTTCATCCTCCTCTACGTCCTACCCCTCCTCATCATCACTGCCGCCTACTCAACCGTGGCTCGCCGCCTGTGGCGCCGTAATGCTATCGGGGACACCACCACTGCGCAGTTCGCTGTGCAGCGGCGGAAGCGGCGGCGCACCCTGGCTATGTTGTTGGCGGTTGTTGGGGTGTTCGCGGTATGCTGGTTCCCTCTGAACTGCTACGTGGTGCTTCTCTCCAGCCAGGCCATTCAGTCATCCAATGCCTTGTATTTCTGTTTTCATTGGCTGGCGATGAGCTCAACGTGTTACAATCCCTTCATCTACTGTTGTCTGAACCCCGCCTTCCGCCAGGAGCTAAGGCTGCTATTGGGCATGTGCCAGAGGAGGGGGCGTGGAGGGGTGGGGCCGGTGCTGGTGGCTCCGCCCTCCTGCGCACCCTGCCACAGAGCCGCCTGGCCGGAGAGCCGCACTGGTTCTCGGCCGAGTCACGCATCTTCACACCCGAGCCACGCCTCTTCTCGACCAAGCCACTCCTCGTCCTCTCACCAGCCCCCTAAAGACAGGCATGTCCTTTTCTCCGCTAGACATGCCAGTAAAACAGACATCCTATCAGTGGAGCCTATAGTAGCTGTCAGTTAA